The genome window TGCAGCAcgtcatgagtgacacaaccagacactgctatgatgtaggctaactaaacataaaatgccgcacattgtgaacatgtgacagaaactattgcccatttttgtcttgttctcgtctcgtcagatgaaaactggcattcgtctcgttatgttttagtctcccaaaaccaatttttagctcgttatcgtctcgtcgtcgtcatgaaaaaaattggtcattgttgacgaaaacaacagcgCTATGAACGCATCCCAAGTGACAACAACATTATGACCGTGGAGCGAAATTAAATGGAAGTAaaccctttttttaaaaaaatatatttttaaccaGAAAAGCTAATTTGtcctaaaaaaatccacaaaTTAGCCACATTGTTATTAAGCCTCAGGGTTCAAATGGAGAGAAAAGAGTAGCGACTTAAAATTATGGTAGTTGCACTGGACTAAAATCTAAGTTTTGTGCGGAAAATATGGCCCTTGAGCACAAAAATCTGTTACTGCCAACCTTTTGTTATATACACtcccaaaaataacactgtaaTAGAAgtcctattattttttttcactagGGGCTTGTTTATCTCCATTCTGGATAAAGGACACATTCGCTCCATCTTGGACAACTGGCCAGAAACAAATGTGGCTGTGAGTTTTCTCTCTTTGAATTTATAAGAAGTCTCGAATAAATGGAAATTTTACTTCATATTAACTTAAGCTTCCTTCTTGTAGGCAGTCGTGGTGACTGATGGAGAGCGTATTTTAGGCCTCGGCGACCTAGGTGTTTATGGCATGGGGATCCCTGTTGGCAAACTCTGCCTGTACACGGCTTGCGCTGGCATCAGGCCTGAGAAGTGCCTCCCTGTCGTAATTGACGTCGGCACAGACAACGAGGTGGGAAGAGCGCTGTGAAATCCGAAGCCGTAAAATACCATCATTCGATACATGTCTCTTCTCACCTGTCAATCAGACTCTACTCAAAGATCCGCTCTATATGGGCCTTTACCAGAGGAGGGATCGCTCGCAGGCTTATGATGATCTCATTGACGAATTCATGGAGGCCGTGGTGGACAAATATGGGCAGGACACACTTATCCAGTTTGAGGATTTTGGGAACCACAACGCTTTCCGTTTTCTCAGGAAGTACAGGGAGAAGTACTGCACCTTTAACGACGATATTCAAGGTTGAGTACTTTAATCCCTTAAATTGTCTTCTACACTCTAAAAGACACCGTCCGCTTTTTAATTGTGAGTGGCGTTGCTCGCTGAATAATAAAGTGATATTAAATAAAGTTTACATTTTCCCCCCCTTCAGGAAGAAAAATGTGCCTTCATGATGTATTTACTCACATAGCGTGTACTTACTTTACCTATACTGTAACCGTCACATAGGGCATTATAGTGTAACTTTGAGTATGACTGCACAGGCAGCCTTCAGAAAAGACTTGACATCTGTAAAGCTTAAGTTTACTGTGGGGTTTCAGAGTTGCAAAAGAAGCTTGGATTTATTAATCTAAATAATGAAATAGTAATATCATATAATTTCTGAAAACTGATCTATCGTGATACTAAAACAATTAGAAGACAGATATAGAGTAACAAAACTACAGTTCCGTACAGTACTTGCACATTTGTCGTGGTGCGTAAAAATTGAAATTAATGATGGAgttgaaaaagaaaagtgctattTTATGTGGAGCAATTccattatttgtttaaaaaaaaaaaacacacacaaatacatttctaaaaaacaaaaactacttatACATATGAAGGACTTACCCCTTATAAATGCACCTCAGAACGAATGAGAAAGTCATAACGAAAAAATGAACTGGTGCATCACTCATACTACAATGTTCTCAGTCTCGAAAGACTTTCTAATttgatacatacagtatataagtataTAATATAAATCCTTTTATTTAGTGGTATCTGTTActagagtttttttttaaacacttcttTATGTCCTGAATGTTATGAgctttaacaaattaaaaatcttTCAAATACTGCCGTGTAAATAAAGACCCTTGGACCACAAGGAAACATACTGTCTGTATATATTCCTCAGTTATAGCTtaatttatataattttctgCCTTTTTCTCATTGTAGGCACAGCAGCTGTGGCCCTTGCTGGTCTGCTCGCGGCTCAGAGGGCCACTGGAAAGCCCATCACGGAACACCAAGTGCTTTTCCTCGGAGCCGGAGAGGTAAACTGAATGCTGccctgtcatttgttttgtgaaaattaaatttaattctgTAATTTTGCCGGGTCCATAGGCTGCTCTGGGCATTGCAAACCTGATTGTCATGGCCATGATGGAGTCGGGCATGTCGCAGGCGGACGCTAGGAAAAAAATCTGGATGTTTGACAAAGATGGCTTACTCGTTAAGGTCAGTAGAAGGCTAAATGGATGCGCACAAGATGTCTGTGTTCCTTCCTGTCTGCCTCAGAGAAGTTGTTGTCATCGATTGGCTGCACTGTTTGTATCTTCAGGGAAGGTTGCAGGCAACGGACGCTAACCAGGAAGTGTTCGTTCACGACAGTCCTGGTGACGTTCACAGCTTTCTGGATGCTGTCAATACTATTAAACCAACAGCTATTATTGGTAAGAACATGTCAACTGTGACTCGTAAAACAAATTAATTGAGATCTACAAAACTCTGAAGTATCGTGAAATGAataattcctgataatttttggtTATGGATATACAGTCTGGTTGGTGTCATGACATACAGTCGTTTTTGATGTGAGACTTTTACATTTGGATTCGTTTACGTTCTGACTTGACTGATAATTTTCTCTAtatgcttttttccccctcacctGATGGTGTTTCTGCTCTTGTTATGAATATTTACACTTAATGTtaattgttaatgttaatttaaaaaaaaaatcataacaaaacaaaaacattttggcctGTGTTCCAACTTCATTCTCAAAACTCTTCCTCCCtaattttattgcattttcTTTTAATACCAATTTCATGCACATgctaacatatttttttttctcatgatctATTCGTAATGACTTGTCAAAATGTCCTTACTTTTTATATTACTTTTCGGATTTTATGTATTTTAACATAAAGGAgataaaggttttcatattaattttgaacattttttttctctcaatggCAGGTGTGGCGGGAGCTGGTCGACTATTCACCCATGATGTCATCAAGGCCATGGGCGCTATAAATGAGCGCCCCATTATCTTCGCCCTTAGCAACCCTACTACCAAAGCAGAGTGTACCGCTGAGGATGCCTACACATTTACAGATGTATACAACttattattttacaaatgttataggAACACTACGGTGAACACCCAGATATGTGCACTTTAGCCTTCTCAAATTTGCATATTtgcggattttttttgggggggggggggggggcagatttGACCTAATGGCTGTTTTCCCACTAAAACTATACATTTGtctaatatgatttttttttttttttttttggtatcatCTATTGGCATTTGTAGGCAATTATAAAACTTTTTGTGTTGGCACCAATTTCTTACCTATTGCATGGGTTCAATGTACAGGTATGTGGATTTATTGGCTGTCTAACAACACTTCACATACCAACAGGGTAGATGTCTCTTTGCCAGTGGTAGTCCTTTTGATCCTGTGACTCTGAGTGATGGACGAGTTTTCACTCCCGGTCAAGGCAACAATGCTTACATCTTTCCAGGTGAGCAACACCAACTAAATGTTCTTTATTGTTCATAAGCAGTAGAAATCATCGAGTAGACTCGTGTTGCTTTTTGTGTGACAGGTGTGGCTCTGGCTGTCATCCTGAGCGGGGTGCGTCACATCAGTGATACAGTGTTCTTGGAGGCTGCCAAGGTCTGTTATaactgtggagaaaaaaaaaactgatctgCACTGTATGTTCTCAATGCTAACTGGCATCATGTTTCCATCAAGCCACCACCACTATCTTGTgtttactgtatgtacagtatgtctatTGACATAACATGGAAAACCTCAGCCGTTTACTCCATGACTTAAAATATTCCAacagtttatttttgttattaatgCAACTTGAAAGATCCTCAAAGAAAAATATACATGTGGATTCAATAAAACTGCtctatttttttacaaaattttgaatttataattatattattcatcTACGAACCAGATTTCAGAAAACATATCTTCccttaaaacattaaaacattttCTCAGTTTAAACTTTTTCCCGCTCACATTACATATGTTCTATTCTGAATAAAATACTGACATTTGGCACTCCCACATCATTGCATTCAGTTTTTATTCACAATTTGTATCGTGTTCCAAATTTTTTGGAGTCCAATTTGTATATTTTCCCCTTAgttttaccatatttttcgctcAAAATACCAGGCCATTGTCACATTTAAGGAATTTTGACATTGGTCTGGTAACATTACAGAAATTTTTGTTTTACTGTGTCGCCCATCTTCCTACTTCCTTAAGTCAAACATGAAATTGGTAACAACTTGAGAATGGAGTTCACAATTTGTGTTGCTACATTTTTTTCGTCTAATACAAATAAGCTGAATAGCCATCCACTTGTTCACATGCAGTAAGTTGGACTGTTGTTTTGGCAGACGCTGGCAGAGCAGCTGACTGATAAAGAACTGGAAGAAGGTCGACTATACCCACCTTTATCCAACATCAGAGAAGTTTCTCTCCAGATGGCTGTCAAGGCaagacaaataaacaaaaacatgccCAATATTCTGTAACATCTTTCTACGCCTTTCAGTTTTTACCCTCAGGGGTTAGCACAGTGAAACAGAACATTTTGCATGATATCTTCGGCAcacaattagtttttttttttttttttttttctgactcaACCCACAAGCAGGAATTGAACCCAGACCTCCACAATAGCAGAGTGGGGCTCAGACTACAAAGCTACCAGTCAATTTTTGGTAAAATATCCcgccaaaaaacaaaacttgtgTGTCAATTATACCATGCAAATCAACTGTAaagtatttttgtacatttgcaCACTGCATATTGTACATCTATTTAACCGAGACAATGTGAAAGATTCACCTACAAACGCTCACTGGCTTTGTACCTAACCTCTACTTGTTCATCCAATCACAAATCTAACTGATGcggttttgactgggaggggctgccAGCGATAGAATGATGattaatataaatgtgttgTTTTTTCTCATAAAATTACAAAATTCCTATCATACAGTTTTCATATTGTGTTTTGTATAAGCTTGTTTCATTGTAGAACAACTTAATTTGCAAAGTGTAATATTTTCCCCACCCTCACTTAAACCGGTATGCTCGTTCTCTCTACTGTGTATCTGTTCAAGCAGGTGGTGGAGTACGTGTATGCCAAAGGCATGGCCTTTCGCTACCCGGAGCCGGTGGACAAGAATGCTTTTGTGCATGCAACAGTGTGGAACACAAACTACGACTCCTTCTTGCCGGACACCTATGACTGGCCTGGGGTCAACTTCAGCCCCAAGCCTAGTAACTAGACACACTCACTCCTTCTTAAGTTACGATCCCACTCCATTCCTTATATCCACACCATAAAGAACAACTGAACATGTATTATGTTACATTTCAGCTGTCTTGTgacagcatgggcatttagtttGGAATTGTCACTGTTCTTTCTTGCCTCACTGATTAATACCTTTAACAATTGCATCCTCTAGTGGTGAAAAAGGGCAGCTGAAAATTATAGTTGAAGCACTAAAATCATTTAGATACAAGCAGGGCAAATAGATAGTTGACATTCAAAGAAAGCAGTATACACATATTTTGAGCAGGTTAAGTCATTGTTGGAAGGCAGTTCAAAGACCCCAAACAGGATGGGGCTGGGGGTATTATTATTTGGGATTGAAAGTGTCACACTGGtttaaaatttgtaatttcaTCCTTGACCATTTTC of Corythoichthys intestinalis isolate RoL2023-P3 chromosome 3, ASM3026506v1, whole genome shotgun sequence contains these proteins:
- the me2 gene encoding NAD-dependent malic enzyme, mitochondrial, encoding MLSRLRSSFPFRSAYVSTCRWAHTKEKGKPLMLNPRTNKGMAFSLQERQILGLHGLLPPKVETQDLQAMRFQKNLKKMTDPLEKYIYLMGIQERNERLFYRVLMGDIEELMPIVYTPTVGLACTQYGHIFRRPKGLFISILDKGHIRSILDNWPETNVAAVVVTDGERILGLGDLGVYGMGIPVGKLCLYTACAGIRPEKCLPVVIDVGTDNETLLKDPLYMGLYQRRDRSQAYDDLIDEFMEAVVDKYGQDTLIQFEDFGNHNAFRFLRKYREKYCTFNDDIQGTAAVALAGLLAAQRATGKPITEHQVLFLGAGEAALGIANLIVMAMMESGMSQADARKKIWMFDKDGLLVKGRLQATDANQEVFVHDSPGDVHSFLDAVNTIKPTAIIGVAGAGRLFTHDVIKAMGAINERPIIFALSNPTTKAECTAEDAYTFTDGRCLFASGSPFDPVTLSDGRVFTPGQGNNAYIFPGVALAVILSGVRHISDTVFLEAAKTLAEQLTDKELEEGRLYPPLSNIREVSLQMAVKVVEYVYAKGMAFRYPEPVDKNAFVHATVWNTNYDSFLPDTYDWPGVNFSPKPSN